One genomic window of Polaromonas sp. SP1 includes the following:
- a CDS encoding DUF2892 domain-containing protein, whose product MKKNVGAADRALRVVVGLVILSLYFSVEPAYRWWTLLGLVPLVTGAVGWCPAYTLLGIKTCEPGTH is encoded by the coding sequence ATGAAAAAGAACGTGGGTGCCGCAGACCGCGCGTTGCGTGTTGTGGTGGGACTTGTCATCCTCAGCCTGTATTTTTCCGTGGAGCCGGCGTACCGCTGGTGGACATTGCTGGGGCTGGTCCCGCTGGTGACGGGCGCGGTGGGCTGGTGCCCGGCTTACACGCTGCTCGGCATCAAGACGTGCGAGCCGGGGACTCATTAA
- the ylqF gene encoding ribosome biogenesis GTPase YlqF: protein MAIQWFPGHMHLTKKAISERIKEIDVVIELLDARLPGSSANPMLAELTSGKPALKVLNKRDLADATRTPLWLEYYNSLPNTRAIELDASETTPARRLIDACHALAPTRGTMVKPMRVLICGIPNVGKSTLINTLTGKRATKTGDEAGITKVEQRLVLADGFYLWDTPGMLWPRIIVAKSGYNLAASGAIGRNAFNEEEVALELLDYLIKNYPGLLEARYKVEVTPGITDEQMLEEIGRKRGAVLTKGRINLQKAAEIVIYEFRSATLGRVTLETPAEYAEWLAAGRLLDAERQVKKDKIETNRLIKFKKIPRPQKGADPEDGQS, encoded by the coding sequence ATGGCCATCCAGTGGTTTCCCGGTCACATGCACCTGACCAAAAAAGCCATCAGCGAGCGCATCAAGGAAATTGATGTCGTCATTGAGCTGCTGGACGCGCGCCTGCCCGGCTCCAGCGCCAACCCCATGCTGGCCGAACTCACCAGCGGCAAGCCCGCGCTCAAGGTGCTCAACAAGCGCGACCTGGCCGATGCCACGCGCACGCCGCTCTGGCTTGAGTACTACAACAGCCTGCCCAACACCCGCGCCATCGAGCTCGACGCCAGCGAAACCACGCCCGCGCGCCGCCTCATCGACGCCTGCCACGCGCTGGCGCCGACGCGCGGCACCATGGTCAAGCCCATGCGCGTGCTGATCTGCGGCATCCCCAACGTCGGCAAGTCCACCCTCATCAACACCCTGACCGGCAAGCGTGCCACCAAAACCGGCGACGAAGCCGGCATCACCAAGGTCGAGCAGCGCCTGGTGCTGGCCGACGGCTTTTATTTGTGGGATACGCCCGGCATGCTGTGGCCGCGCATCATCGTCGCCAAAAGCGGCTACAACCTGGCCGCCAGCGGCGCGATTGGCCGCAATGCCTTCAACGAGGAAGAAGTCGCGCTGGAGCTGCTCGACTACCTCATCAAAAATTACCCCGGCCTGCTCGAGGCCCGCTACAAGGTCGAGGTCACGCCCGGTATCACCGACGAGCAGATGCTGGAAGAAATCGGCCGCAAGCGCGGCGCGGTGCTCACCAAAGGCCGCATCAACCTGCAAAAGGCCGCCGAGATCGTGATTTACGAATTCCGCTCCGCCACGCTGGGCCGCGTGACGCTGGAAACCCCGGCGGAGTACGCCGAATGGCTGGCCGCCGGCCGCCTGCTGGACGCCGAGCGGCAGGTCAAGAAAGACAAGATCGAGACCAACCGGCTGATCAAGTTCAAGAAGATTCCGCGCCCGCAGAAGGGCGCAGACCCTGAAGACGGCCAGTCCTGA
- a CDS encoding hemerythrin domain-containing protein — translation MRIILDEHASLSAMLRSMQMMVARGPGDRAQRFFDVLRAMLFYIDEFPERMHHPKESDLLFPRVVRAAPSVMATVEQLERDHMNGEKAVRELQHLLLAWELLGEQRKPEFEAQCQRYIQFYLEHMRLEETVILPEAAKVLTDADWKVLDAAFLQNRDPLAGRQAADPVYDRLFTRIVQQAPAPIGLGDA, via the coding sequence GTGCGAATCATCCTCGACGAACACGCTTCCCTTTCCGCCATGCTGCGGTCCATGCAGATGATGGTTGCCCGCGGTCCGGGTGACCGCGCGCAGCGGTTTTTTGATGTCCTGCGGGCCATGCTGTTTTATATCGACGAGTTTCCCGAGCGCATGCACCACCCGAAAGAGTCGGACCTGCTGTTCCCGCGTGTGGTGCGGGCAGCGCCATCGGTCATGGCCACGGTGGAGCAACTTGAGCGGGACCACATGAACGGCGAGAAGGCTGTGAGGGAACTTCAGCACCTGCTGCTGGCCTGGGAACTTCTGGGTGAGCAGCGCAAGCCCGAATTTGAGGCTCAATGCCAGCGGTATATCCAGTTCTACCTGGAGCACATGCGGCTGGAGGAGACGGTCATCCTGCCGGAGGCAGCGAAAGTATTGACCGACGCCGACTGGAAGGTGCTGGACGCGGCCTTCCTGCAAAACCGTGACCCGCTCGCCGGCAGGCAAGCCGCCGACCCGGTGTATGACCGCCTGTTTACCCGCATCGTCCAGCAGGCGCCGGCACCCATTGGGCTGGGCGACGCCTGA
- a CDS encoding GDSL-type esterase/lipase family protein: MHAPDNTFRRHLVLGSLASAMLVATGCFKSAKPKGTTLAKEATLLCLGDSLTYGYGAAAGGSYPQQLEQLTGHVTQNAGINGDTAAGAFARLPALLQENTPGLVLVSIGGNDFLRNMPLDRTRAALKSIAQTAAASAQVVLIAQPKPVLLAAATGSLNDHEVYADVAAETGTPLFAGGWSYVLSRSELRSDQIHANTEGYKVFAERLAAWLRESKFIA; the protein is encoded by the coding sequence ATGCACGCACCTGACAACACCTTTCGCCGCCATCTCGTACTGGGCAGCCTTGCCTCCGCCATGCTGGTGGCCACGGGCTGCTTCAAATCGGCCAAGCCCAAAGGCACTACGCTGGCCAAAGAAGCCACGCTGCTGTGCCTGGGCGATTCGCTGACCTATGGCTACGGTGCGGCGGCGGGCGGCAGCTACCCGCAGCAGCTGGAGCAGCTCACCGGCCACGTCACGCAGAACGCCGGCATCAACGGCGACACGGCCGCCGGCGCATTTGCGCGGCTGCCCGCACTGCTGCAGGAGAACACGCCCGGCCTGGTGCTGGTGTCCATAGGCGGCAATGACTTTTTACGCAACATGCCGCTGGACCGCACGCGCGCCGCGCTCAAAAGCATTGCGCAAACGGCAGCCGCCAGCGCGCAGGTGGTGCTGATCGCACAGCCCAAGCCCGTGCTGCTGGCCGCGGCCACTGGCTCGCTCAATGACCACGAGGTGTATGCCGATGTAGCGGCGGAAACCGGCACGCCGCTGTTTGCCGGCGGCTGGTCTTATGTGCTGTCGCGCAGCGAGCTGCGCTCGGACCAGATCCACGCCAACACCGAGGGCTACAAGGTGTTTGCCGAACGCCTGGCCGCCTGGCTGCGCGAATCGAAGTTCATCGCCTGA
- a CDS encoding TerB family tellurite resistance protein, producing the protein MLKTLKDLFDSFTAPAGAPSPAQLEHTLQLATAVLLVEVMRADPAMNAPERSAVLGALREKFSLGDDELQQLVTLAEQEARAIYDYHRFTSVLNEHFSQPQKIRIVEYMWQVAYSDAHLDAHENHLISKVAELLHVTHGEYIAAKMRAREDSGHG; encoded by the coding sequence ATGCTGAAAACCCTCAAGGACCTGTTCGACAGCTTTACGGCGCCAGCCGGGGCGCCGTCACCGGCTCAACTTGAACACACGCTGCAACTGGCCACGGCCGTGCTGCTGGTGGAAGTCATGCGCGCCGACCCCGCCATGAATGCCCCGGAGCGAAGCGCGGTGCTGGGCGCCCTGCGCGAGAAGTTCAGCCTGGGCGACGACGAACTGCAGCAACTGGTGACCCTCGCCGAGCAGGAAGCCCGGGCGATCTACGACTACCACCGCTTCACGTCGGTCCTGAACGAGCACTTCTCGCAGCCGCAAAAGATCCGCATCGTCGAATACATGTGGCAGGTGGCGTATTCCGACGCGCACCTTGATGCGCATGAGAACCACCTCATCAGCAAGGTGGCCGAGCTGCTGCATGTGACGCACGGCGAATACATCGCGGCCAAGATGCGGGCCAGGGAAGACAGCGGCCACGGCTGA
- a CDS encoding RcnB family protein, which translates to MKTKTLMMTALAAVSLAFGGLAMAKDHGDDHGHGHKHKKAKHHRHGPPPHAQAGGRGAGPDHNFYRGGKLPVQYRDKGYWVNDWRGHRLSAPPPGYHWVQTGGDYVLVADSTNIIFQINLGQ; encoded by the coding sequence ATGAAAACAAAAACATTGATGATGACCGCCCTGGCCGCGGTGTCGCTCGCCTTCGGCGGGCTGGCGATGGCCAAGGATCACGGTGATGACCACGGACATGGGCATAAACATAAAAAAGCCAAACACCACCGTCACGGCCCGCCGCCCCACGCGCAGGCCGGCGGCCGCGGTGCGGGCCCTGACCACAATTTTTACCGCGGCGGCAAGTTGCCTGTTCAGTACCGCGACAAGGGGTATTGGGTCAACGACTGGCGCGGCCACCGCCTGAGCGCGCCGCCCCCCGGCTACCACTGGGTGCAGACCGGCGGTGACTATGTGCTGGTGGCCGACAGCACCAACATCATCTTCCAGATCAACCTGGGCCAGTAA
- the trxC gene encoding thioredoxin TrxC: protein MSDPLHIVCPHCHTTNRVRTDQLGSDPTCGSCKKALFVAHSTALDEAAFDKHITRNQIPVLVDFWAPWCGPCRQMAPAYEQAAAQLEPHVRVAKVDTEAVPNLGARFNIRSIPTLALFKNGREVARQAGAMGAADIVRWVQANLR from the coding sequence ATGTCCGACCCGCTCCACATCGTCTGCCCGCATTGCCACACCACCAACCGCGTCCGCACCGACCAGCTCGGCAGCGACCCGACCTGCGGCAGCTGCAAGAAAGCGCTTTTCGTCGCCCATTCCACCGCACTCGATGAAGCCGCATTCGACAAACACATCACCCGCAACCAGATCCCGGTGCTGGTCGACTTTTGGGCCCCATGGTGCGGCCCCTGCCGCCAGATGGCCCCGGCCTACGAGCAAGCCGCCGCACAACTTGAGCCGCATGTGCGCGTGGCCAAGGTCGATACCGAAGCCGTACCCAACCTGGGCGCGCGTTTCAACATCCGCAGCATCCCGACCCTGGCCCTGTTCAAGAACGGCCGCGAAGTCGCGCGCCAGGCCGGCGCGATGGGGGCGGCCGATATCGTGCGATGGGTGCAGGCGAATTTGCGATGA
- a CDS encoding TAXI family TRAP transporter solute-binding subunit, with protein sequence MLIIPSLSRKQTFFLAVAIIAGLALLLSMFSRSILPAPPGRVEMTTGAAEGAAHQFALKYQAYLKANGVMLDLKPSTGAVQNLERLNAGMPIGFVQGGLGLLQLDSQEPESSTPLRSLGVVGYEPVWMFASPALARTLSKGLGPLAGKKVAVGAEGSGTRKVGLELLQAYGVTAANATLLAEGGQAAADALLAGKLDALIVIGAPQTPVVQALLGKQDAVHLVSIEHAEGLTRRLPYLSLVTLKAGSVDPAQDRPRQDITLLATTANLVIHKDLHPALAYLLLEAAREVHRGPTLLNRPGEFPNGRATEFPLAEEAARYYKDGRPFLQRYMPYWAANALQRLLLVLVPLIAIAIPVFRIVPKLFEFKEKNRLYRRYGVLLQMERDITSRTLSPAEVAEATARLDKIEYEVSHMKFSLDFSDRVYTLRQHVDYVRKQLHAAEEKAAGQPLQA encoded by the coding sequence ATGCTGATCATCCCCTCCCTGAGCCGCAAGCAGACCTTCTTCCTTGCGGTGGCCATCATTGCTGGCCTGGCGCTTTTGCTGTCGATGTTTTCGCGCTCGATTCTTCCGGCGCCGCCGGGGCGGGTCGAGATGACGACCGGGGCCGCGGAGGGAGCAGCGCACCAGTTTGCACTGAAGTACCAGGCCTACCTCAAGGCCAACGGCGTGATGCTGGACCTGAAGCCTTCGACCGGCGCGGTGCAAAACCTGGAGCGGCTGAACGCGGGCATGCCGATTGGTTTTGTGCAGGGCGGGCTGGGTTTGCTGCAGCTGGATTCGCAGGAGCCCGAGTCGAGCACGCCGCTGCGCTCACTCGGCGTGGTGGGTTATGAGCCGGTCTGGATGTTTGCCTCGCCTGCGCTGGCCAGGACATTGAGCAAAGGGCTGGGCCCGCTGGCGGGCAAGAAGGTCGCCGTCGGCGCGGAAGGCAGCGGCACACGCAAGGTGGGGCTGGAGCTGTTGCAGGCCTATGGCGTAACCGCCGCCAACGCCACGCTGCTGGCCGAAGGCGGGCAGGCTGCTGCCGATGCCCTGCTGGCGGGCAAGCTCGATGCGCTCATCGTCATCGGCGCGCCGCAAACGCCTGTGGTGCAGGCGCTGCTGGGCAAGCAGGACGCGGTGCACCTGGTCTCCATCGAGCACGCCGAGGGCCTGACGCGGCGGCTGCCTTATCTGTCGCTGGTGACGCTGAAAGCCGGCTCTGTCGACCCGGCACAAGACCGCCCGCGCCAGGACATCACGCTGCTGGCCACCACCGCCAACCTGGTGATCCACAAAGACCTGCACCCGGCGCTCGCCTACCTGCTGCTGGAGGCCGCGCGCGAGGTGCACCGCGGCCCCACACTGCTGAACCGCCCGGGCGAGTTTCCGAACGGGCGGGCGACCGAGTTCCCGCTGGCGGAAGAAGCGGCGCGCTATTACAAGGACGGCCGGCCTTTCCTGCAGCGATACATGCCCTACTGGGCGGCCAATGCGCTGCAGCGCCTGTTGCTGGTGCTGGTGCCGCTCATCGCGATTGCGATCCCGGTGTTTCGCATCGTGCCCAAGCTGTTCGAGTTCAAGGAAAAGAACCGGCTGTACCGCCGCTACGGCGTGCTGCTGCAGATGGAGCGTGACATCACTTCGCGCACGCTGAGCCCTGCCGAAGTGGCCGAGGCCACGGCCCGGCTCGACAAGATCGAGTACGAGGTCAGCCACATGAAGTTCTCGCTGGATTTTTCTGACCGGGTGTACACACTGCGCCAGCATGTGGACTATGTCCGCAAACAATTGCACGCCGCCGAGGAAAAAGCCGCCGGGCAGCCGCTGCAGGCGTAA
- a CDS encoding universal stress protein, producing MFKHILLPTDGSPASERATAQAVAFAKDAQARITGLHVMPEFHLVTYQIEILEDTRGQFIKDCQTKADAYLSALKKAADKEGVPCDTVCVTGDLPHEAIVRMAQGKGCDVIVMASHGRKGMAGFLLGSETQKVLSHTQKPVLVLH from the coding sequence ATGTTCAAACATATCCTTTTGCCGACCGACGGATCGCCCGCTTCCGAACGCGCCACCGCCCAGGCCGTGGCCTTTGCCAAAGACGCCCAGGCCCGGATAACCGGCCTGCACGTGATGCCGGAGTTCCACCTGGTGACCTACCAGATCGAGATACTGGAAGACACGCGCGGCCAGTTCATCAAGGACTGCCAGACCAAGGCGGATGCCTACCTGTCCGCGCTGAAAAAGGCGGCCGACAAGGAAGGCGTGCCCTGCGACACCGTGTGCGTCACCGGCGACTTGCCGCACGAAGCCATCGTGAGAATGGCGCAAGGCAAGGGTTGCGACGTGATCGTGATGGCCTCGCACGGCCGCAAGGGCATGGCCGGCTTTCTGCTGGGCAGCGAAACCCAGAAGGTGCTGTCGCACACCCAGAAACCGGTGCTGGTGCTGCACTAG